aaaatccagtcacatatgaaccaattatatagctatacattaaagaaagCTTCAAACATCTATGGTGCTTATTGGAtgacaggaaaattttgacaaaagaaaaagttAACGAATTAGACAAATCAGTTaaattttaattcatcaaaattaatgtccaTAAATGCCTACTATTTCTCAATATTTGCTTCATCCTGATGAAGTGTGGATTCGTCAACTTTTCCTTTCTTCAAAATTTCTTGTCATATGGTAACAAGAAAGTTGGGGGGAGTCCCCATTATATACTAACAAATGGAGGGAGCACTATATGTAATCGAACCATTGCATTATAATTTGATACAAGCTTGCAGGTACATGTGTATTTTGTTGTGTAGGGTTTAACCTGTCTAATCTTCTTTCACCACAAAACAGCAGAGAAACATATATAAATAAACACTCGTATTTCATGTTTCCATTGATATAGCTAGCTTTTGCAATAAAACATCTTTAAATTTCCCTTACAATGGTGAATACGAGGGGTAgctaacgtcttgggactctcatacactatctgagaaatccaattataaatacatataaacacatgaaatatttattgaaataatagaGAAATGCgttttgaaatactttaatattgggactctcgtgcACAATTTAGTAGTTAGCGTGGGTGTTGGCAACCCCTCGGGTGAATATGACAACAGCCTGGTTTTTGCTGTTGCAATTTCCTTCATTAAGAACCAGACATTTTAACCAAAAAGCATTGTAATGAATACTTTGTAAAACTGAGAATCGTGCTATTATTTTGGTTTCATAGATCCAATTACATTATATTGTAAAGCATGACGATGATGCAATATTCAGATTGTTAAATAAGAAACCCCCTCCCCCAGTCCTGCTCCTATGCAAACATGCACTGATGATAGAATATTATCTTGCAACAGCATAGCCTTGCATCAAGTTCTTATCATTATAAGCTCCAGCAATAGTAGCTGTTGTAGGATACAAATACAACTGAGAAgggatacaaatacaaatactaggATACAAGTACTAGTAGCTGTTGTCGGATACAAATACAACTGACAATTGTATTTTTGTATCAGTTGTGTCCAGCACACATAccttttgtgctgggggtggtaggcggGAAAAAAATACAACTGAGAAGGGTCTGACTATATTATGTGCCCTGCATTATAGCTAACAAGCATGAAGGTAAAGCTGTAACTATGTAGTGTTATGCATTCCATGAACATAACGTAAAATAGAGACACTTTGTGAGAGACATACCAATTCCACTGCCAGTACAGAGCTAGTCCCAACACTTCAATGGTAATCTCGTTGTCCACAGTTTTACCACCCAACAATGAGCACAGCAAACTGTAATAATTGTCATCTGCCAGTAGGTGACCATAGGCATAGCCCATGTCTGCAATAGAACATCATCGTTATATGTCACATGAACTAAATCGTTAGGTTTTCATCCCCGCTCGTATTGCCGTTTTCCTCACCGCAAAGATTTTTTGTAAGCTTACCATTATTGAAAAGCTGAATGTAAAATTGATCAGAGTTGAAGTTAACTGTAAAATGGTCCCATAGATGTTTTGTGAGCTTTTGTTTGATGACATAAGGTGGTAAAGATAAGTTTATAACAGGTAGATGATTTCAAAGTCTTACAATTCAATTGAAATAGAAATGATGATGAGTGGTGGATACTGTCTTAGGGTGGCATAGTTTTAAGTAACTTCCAGATCTAGTGATATATTACTATAGGATGCATTAATGTGTTAGTAATGATTATTTGACAGTGGAGACATATTTTTCAAGTTCAGCAGATAATACTGCTAAAGTGTGGACATTACAAAGTGATACTAGTGTCATTAGGACATGACTCTGTGGTATTGTGTATGGCTACAAGTGAACCAGATAGGGAACTGTTCACTGGCTCATCAGATGGCACTGCCAGATCTTGGAATGTAGAAACTGGCCAACCACTGAGAGTATTCGAAGGCCATCAAGCGCCAGTCACCTGTATGCAGGTTAATTGAATGTTTACATTTTTATAACAACCTGAGAAAGTATGTGTGGTGAACTTCTAAGGCTAGTGTAATAACTCTCACTAATCTGTTGACCACATCTATTTAGTTTGGTTGTGACTTGGCTAGTGGGAGGCTGGGCAGCCTGCAATGTGTACATAACTTTCTGACCAAATTATGTGATTTGTTTTAACCCTTGCAGCTCTCAGGCAGCCTATTGTTCACTGGAAGTGCTGATTGTATGGCTCGATGCTGGCAAGTGGAGTATGCAGAATATTTGAGGGTGTATCGTGGCCATCAGAGCACTGTAAATTGTGTTATTGCTCAGGACGATGTCGGTACGTTGCTTTATTCATATTTCATGTTATGTTTTTGACAATGCTAAATTAAGTTAATTCCTCCCTTGTCTGAGGATTGTAGTATTGGACAAACAATGGTTTGACTAGCACATGTACCCTGACTAAGCTTAGACAATCAGCACAAAATTGAcatgaattattaaatgtttCCATGTGTGACACAACAGTAATGATGTGTAATTATGTCATCATTAATGTGGTGTTTGCAAACAGTAGAGATGGTTTGGTGCTAGCGTGGGGCATCAAGACTGACATTTGTAGAAAGCTGTTCAAAGGTCACAGCTACCCTATCAATTGCATGCAGGTACGTAAGTGTAGTGATATCATCCTATACAGACTCTTATCATTGATGTCACTGAAGGTACATGGCGATCGCCTATACTCCGGCTCATATGATAAGGCAGTCAAAGTCTGGGATATTTCATTTCTTGATAATTCATTACCTGGTACAACTGTTTAAAATGTGTTTCATGTTTTTGACCTTTTTAACCACATGTTTAATAAAAAACACTCTTTTCAAAAGCTTATGTCTTGTTTTGTATTGCAGGCTTATCATTGAAAATGCATTGCAGGCTTATCATCGAAAATGTTGGCTATGTTGTTCATTATTTACAAACAATGGTTTGCGGTTAGCAATCAGCGTACAATTTAAGCCCACCACGCATCTGACAACATCTTTCACTATCGAATAAGTTTTCTGTCATGATTAGATCAGTGTCAATAACGTGCGGATGACCAGTCTAGCGGACGAACAACTAATGAACATAATTTCCACCTCCCACTCAAGGAATGTGTACATGCAACTAATGAATTGCTACACTAACAATGTAATGGAGTTATCTCATTGTTACACTGTATGGCCGTCTAATAGGAATTAATGTTGACCAGATGCATGATAACTAGGAAGTGCATTCATAAAATTGACACCTGGAACCGCAGCAACACCATATGTGGCTTTGTTTCGACGCATGCAAATTGCTCCCATAGTTACATGGTGCTTCCTCGGGGGTGGAAACCCAATATATCTCCGTAGCTATAGAACCAGTCTGTAAATCACAACAGTGTTGTGTGGTTTCCATACATTTCTGTTGAATTATTAATCTGCTATGTCAATAGCACTGTAGAAGCCCAGTGGTTTCATTGTCTCCACAGAAATCTCACAAAAATGGAAAATAATGTGGTGAAATAGAGGATATATGGTTCTTGCATATTATCAATTTGTTTTGTTGGCCAATGTTTAATGACTCCCTCCATTAATGACCATTCCTAATATGGCTATGTATATGCATTACATCATCTGCTAAAATTATAAGTGTAAGTCTTCTCCATGCAGTGCAATGCGTACAAACAAGTTGTACAGTTTGTTGAAGGTATATCCTTAATGTTAATGTTACATGTCGAAAGTAGATTTACTGCTGACTATACTAGATACAACATTGGATAACCATCTTGCATTATTCGCATCACTGAAACCCATGGAGCAGATGTCCCATAACTCCCTATTAGTTGCATATTCCAAAGACATTTCTAAGCACCTGTTAAAGTGTTTCATTACATTTCATTACAAAATAACATCTGAATCTCATCGTTATCTAATGTGTGGGCCATTCACTCCAGTTGACTTTAATAACATGGTAGTGACCACGCCACAAGTATATGTGTGACTTCGTGTAGTCAGTAACTCATAATATTACAAACTCAATATCATAAACTTATTTGAAACAAGGCTGTACGATTTCTTCTTACAGGACTTCTG
This portion of the Dysidea avara chromosome 12, odDysAvar1.4, whole genome shotgun sequence genome encodes:
- the LOC136241276 gene encoding WD repeat-containing protein 86-like — encoded protein: MATSEPDRELFTGSSDGTARSWNVETGQPLRVFEGHQAPVTCMQLSGSLLFTGSADCMARCWQVEYAEYLRVYRGHQSTVNCVIAQDDVVMMCNYVIINVVFANSRDGLVLAWGIKTDICRKLFKGHSYPINCMQVHGDRLYSGSYDKAVKVWDISFLDNSLPGTTV